One part of the Clostridium thermosuccinogenes genome encodes these proteins:
- a CDS encoding DUF2935 domain-containing protein, translating into MLTREDFIRTSFETNLFFQRIMKEHLFFIETNLQPVVPAYIMEARSLKQAFEELLAETVHYANGNISKSALMSNEFVTPYTKRAEEVNSMLTGASLNTGITEAELRLFCGPSYSFGNWANIAYCLNVKSLNLLYKVIEFKKRLLSMALECRIFIALYPEMLKHLIQEAEYYMEMLRCLQSGTLPKKALCEKLNFWNHIMGEHAEFIDGMLDPTEKNLKHTAENTAKRFEKLVEDCIKSAENQILKESLQATEGIKDYKMAATIGLLQCEIKSIIPPLLADHVLREANHYLRLLGSLTKS; encoded by the coding sequence ATGTTGACAAGAGAAGATTTTATAAGAACTTCTTTTGAAACAAATCTGTTTTTTCAGAGAATCATGAAGGAGCACTTATTTTTCATAGAAACCAATTTGCAGCCGGTGGTACCTGCTTACATAATGGAAGCCAGATCATTAAAGCAGGCTTTTGAAGAATTGTTGGCCGAAACGGTGCACTATGCTAATGGGAACATATCAAAGAGTGCTCTGATGTCTAATGAATTTGTTACCCCATATACAAAAAGGGCGGAAGAAGTTAATTCAATGCTGACCGGAGCAAGCCTTAATACAGGTATTACCGAAGCCGAACTTAGATTGTTCTGCGGCCCGAGTTATAGCTTTGGAAATTGGGCAAATATCGCATACTGTTTAAATGTCAAATCATTGAATCTGCTTTATAAAGTGATCGAATTTAAAAAAAGGTTATTGTCCATGGCATTGGAATGCAGGATATTTATTGCCTTGTATCCTGAAATGCTAAAGCATCTTATCCAGGAAGCAGAATATTACATGGAAATGCTGAGATGTCTTCAAAGTGGAACTCTTCCGAAAAAAGCATTGTGTGAAAAACTCAATTTCTGGAATCACATAATGGGAGAGCATGCAGAATTTATCGACGGAATGCTGGATCCGACAGAAAAGAACCTCAAGCATACTGCCGAAAACACTGCAAAGAGATTCGAAAAATTAGTTGAAGATTGCATTAAATCAGCCGAAAACCAGATACTCAAAGAAAGCCTGCAGGCCACGGAAGGAATAAAAGATTATAAGATGGCGGCTACCATAGGATTATTACAATGTGAGATCAAATCCATCATTCCTCCGCTCCTGGCAGACCATGTGCTTCGGGAAGCCAATCATTACTTAAGGCTATTGGGCAGCCTGACAAAATCTTAA
- a CDS encoding type Z 30S ribosomal protein S14: MARKAMVLKQLRTPKYKVRKYNRCRICGRPHAYMRKFGICRLCFRDLAYKGQIPGVKKSSW; encoded by the coding sequence ATGGCAAGGAAAGCGATGGTGCTAAAACAGCTCAGAACACCTAAATATAAAGTTAGGAAATACAACCGATGCAGGATATGCGGAAGACCGCACGCATACATGAGGAAATTCGGCATATGCCGGTTATGCTTCAGGGATCTGGCTTATAAGGGACAGATTCCCGGTGTCAAAAAATCAAGCTGGTAA
- a CDS encoding N-acetylglucosamine kinase — protein MDGYVLGIDGGGTKTTVCAANLQGNILTVFKTGAININGESAENVRKNLHGIFSEASLKVGALSFIKSVCIGAAGISNADARLFLENTVRETGYAGKLIIAGDHQTALYGALGSPEGIILIAGTGSICYGRNNSGKEHRTGGYGYLIDDEGSGYAIGRDILKAMVRSHDGREDKTILTSMVFEQLGVSTIEEVIGFLYHKNTNKRDVAALAPILTRALAEGDEAAQKIALKCCDELVKLVSPVVERLGLEDCSLAMAGSILQKDEFIGKGFIDAIQQKHPRVVCVTPKNDAAYGAVLMALRNGL, from the coding sequence ATGGACGGATATGTTTTGGGCATAGACGGAGGCGGCACAAAAACTACCGTATGCGCTGCGAATTTACAAGGAAATATTCTGACGGTATTTAAAACCGGCGCAATTAACATAAATGGGGAATCTGCAGAAAATGTGAGAAAAAATCTGCATGGGATTTTTTCTGAAGCTTCCCTTAAAGTTGGAGCGCTTTCTTTCATAAAGAGTGTTTGCATCGGTGCGGCAGGCATAAGCAATGCTGATGCCCGGCTTTTTTTGGAGAATACCGTGAGAGAGACAGGATATGCAGGTAAGCTCATTATTGCAGGCGATCACCAAACGGCACTTTACGGAGCGTTGGGAAGTCCTGAAGGGATCATACTTATTGCCGGAACCGGTTCCATATGCTACGGCAGGAATAATTCCGGGAAGGAGCATCGCACGGGAGGATACGGATATCTGATTGATGATGAAGGCAGTGGATATGCTATAGGCCGCGATATTCTAAAAGCCATGGTTCGATCCCATGACGGGCGGGAAGATAAAACCATCCTGACCTCTATGGTGTTTGAGCAGTTGGGTGTGTCTACCATAGAAGAAGTTATTGGTTTTTTATATCATAAGAACACAAACAAACGTGATGTTGCTGCTCTTGCCCCTATTCTGACAAGGGCACTTGCGGAGGGAGACGAAGCTGCGCAGAAAATAGCATTAAAATGCTGTGATGAACTGGTAAAGCTTGTGTCTCCTGTTGTTGAAAGGCTGGGACTGGAAGACTGTTCTCTGGCAATGGCAGGCAGCATTTTGCAGAAGGATGAATTTATTGGCAAGGGATTTATTGATGCCATTCAGCAGAAGCATCCCAGGGTGGTATGCGTCACTCCTAAAAATGATGCAGCTTACGGGGCCGTACTCATGGCGTTAAGGAATGGGTTATGA
- a CDS encoding glycoside hydrolase family 3 protein yields MTLRQKIGQLIFTGFQAGKIDEDFMRLVEEYKVGNVILFSRNIENAHQVRTLNIELQKLIREQTGYPAFISIDQEGGMVTRLTQDCTNMPGAMAVAATGNPDNARIIGEITGRELHALGINVNLAPVMDVNSNPSNPVIGVRSYGDTPDAVSSYGIEMMRGLNSSGVMPVLKHFPGHGDTSVDSHLDLPVIDKPLCELEGTDLMPFKNAVDCGAEAVMTSHILFPQIEKENYPATMSRTIITGLLKGHMGFKGLVMTDCLEMDAIKKYYGTAKGALEAIKAGVDMVFISHTAGLVREAVELIENAVMSGELPLDRLDEAVDKVLKFKSRYADYDINSTDFSVVGCQAHRTQALRISSESITLVRDNRGQLPVKSENIISIGFPAKPTTNAMNPVSNVFSFPAFMAEWLGGESLLISTVPQEKDMEHVLEAAKGKDAVLFGTYNGRLHKGQIEILNRLCMEHDNVIAVALGNPYDISEIDQKAAAIATYEYTPLSLETLAKVIRGEITPTGKISVRI; encoded by the coding sequence ATGACATTAAGGCAAAAAATAGGACAGTTGATCTTTACAGGCTTCCAGGCTGGAAAGATTGACGAAGATTTTATGCGGCTTGTTGAAGAATATAAGGTCGGTAATGTGATCCTGTTTTCTCGAAATATAGAAAATGCACATCAGGTGAGGACTCTTAATATTGAACTGCAAAAGCTGATAAGGGAGCAAACAGGATATCCCGCCTTTATTTCCATAGATCAAGAGGGTGGAATGGTTACCCGGCTTACGCAGGACTGCACAAATATGCCCGGTGCAATGGCTGTTGCCGCAACAGGCAATCCGGATAATGCACGCATTATAGGAGAAATAACAGGGCGGGAGCTGCACGCATTGGGAATAAATGTGAATCTGGCGCCTGTGATGGACGTAAACAGCAATCCGTCCAATCCCGTCATCGGAGTGCGTTCCTATGGTGATACTCCTGATGCTGTATCTTCTTATGGCATTGAGATGATGAGGGGATTGAATAGCAGCGGTGTTATGCCGGTGCTGAAGCATTTCCCCGGTCATGGTGACACGTCTGTGGACTCACATCTGGATTTGCCCGTAATTGATAAACCGCTTTGCGAGTTGGAGGGAACTGACCTGATGCCGTTCAAGAATGCTGTAGACTGCGGAGCGGAAGCTGTGATGACCTCTCACATCCTGTTTCCCCAGATAGAGAAGGAAAATTATCCCGCAACTATGTCAAGAACGATAATAACTGGGCTGCTTAAAGGTCATATGGGATTTAAAGGTCTGGTTATGACCGATTGCCTGGAAATGGATGCGATAAAAAAATACTATGGTACTGCTAAAGGTGCATTGGAGGCTATAAAAGCCGGAGTGGACATGGTGTTTATATCCCATACCGCAGGTTTGGTCAGAGAAGCGGTAGAGCTAATTGAAAATGCCGTCATGTCCGGGGAGTTGCCTTTAGACAGGCTGGATGAAGCGGTGGACAAGGTTCTCAAATTCAAATCGAGGTATGCCGATTATGACATAAACAGTACGGATTTTTCTGTGGTGGGCTGCCAGGCTCATCGTACCCAGGCTTTGCGCATAAGCAGTGAAAGCATTACACTGGTACGGGATAACCGGGGGCAGTTGCCGGTGAAGAGCGAGAACATCATTTCCATTGGATTTCCTGCAAAACCTACAACAAATGCTATGAACCCCGTGAGCAATGTATTTAGTTTCCCGGCTTTCATGGCAGAATGGCTTGGAGGGGAGTCCCTGCTGATAAGCACTGTGCCTCAGGAGAAGGATATGGAGCATGTGCTTGAAGCTGCAAAGGGAAAGGATGCTGTGCTGTTTGGCACTTATAACGGGCGTCTGCATAAAGGACAGATTGAGATTCTCAACAGGCTTTGCATGGAGCATGACAATGTCATAGCGGTTGCTCTTGGAAATCCGTATGATATATCGGAAATAGATCAAAAGGCGGCGGCAATTGCAACATATGAGTATACGCCCCTTTCGCTGGAAACTCTGGCAAAAGTAATAAGGGGAGAAATAACCCCGACAGGGAAGATTAGTGTGAGAATTTAG
- a CDS encoding anhydro-N-acetylmuramic acid kinase: MHRLMEIAKKEVRRVVGLMSGTSVDGIDAALVEITGTGEDLKANLVAFENMPYPEDIRFKIFELFEPHKSTVDKIGYMNFLLGELFAEAALAVIRKAGLSPKDIDIIGSHGQTIYHSPQVDSQDGYDIRYTVQIGEGAVIANRTGIVCVSDFRVADMAAGGQGAPLVPYTEFILYRSKDKNILLQNIGGIGNITVIPAGCAPDRVYAFDTGPGNMVIDGMVSRITGGIKKMDEGGVIARSGKINEKLLNMLTDDPYFSQPPPKSTGREYFGGDYVNRIFEYMRSSGISDEDGVATVTYLTAWSIADAYRRFVKDNCAADRLIIGGGGSYNPVLVDFIRREMAQYGIETLTQEDIGFSSDAKEAVAFAILADRTVHGEANNLPGVTGARQPVVMGKISL; encoded by the coding sequence ATGCACAGGTTGATGGAAATTGCCAAAAAAGAAGTCCGTCGGGTTGTAGGACTGATGTCCGGTACATCTGTCGATGGTATTGACGCAGCCCTCGTGGAGATAACAGGTACCGGTGAAGATTTGAAGGCAAATCTTGTCGCCTTCGAGAATATGCCATACCCTGAAGATATCCGGTTTAAGATTTTTGAGCTTTTCGAGCCTCATAAATCCACGGTGGATAAAATCGGATATATGAATTTTCTTCTGGGAGAATTGTTTGCAGAAGCAGCATTGGCAGTGATAAGGAAAGCAGGGCTGTCTCCGAAGGATATCGATATCATAGGCTCCCATGGACAGACCATTTATCACTCACCCCAGGTGGACTCGCAGGATGGGTATGATATACGGTATACCGTGCAAATCGGAGAAGGAGCGGTAATAGCCAACCGGACGGGCATAGTATGCGTATCCGACTTCAGGGTTGCCGATATGGCGGCAGGAGGGCAGGGTGCGCCTCTTGTGCCGTATACGGAGTTTATACTGTATCGAAGCAAGGACAAGAATATACTGTTGCAAAATATAGGGGGAATAGGCAATATCACTGTAATTCCGGCAGGATGTGCTCCAGACCGGGTGTACGCTTTTGATACCGGCCCTGGGAATATGGTAATTGACGGGATGGTGAGCAGGATTACCGGTGGCATAAAGAAGATGGATGAGGGAGGAGTCATCGCCAGGTCGGGCAAGATAAATGAAAAACTTCTGAATATGTTGACAGATGATCCCTATTTTTCCCAACCTCCGCCTAAATCCACAGGGAGGGAGTACTTCGGTGGAGATTATGTAAATCGGATATTTGAATACATGAGAAGCAGCGGAATATCTGATGAAGATGGAGTTGCAACAGTTACTTATTTGACCGCATGGTCCATAGCGGACGCATACCGCAGGTTTGTTAAGGATAATTGTGCTGCCGACAGGTTGATAATCGGTGGGGGAGGAAGCTATAATCCGGTACTGGTGGATTTTATCCGCAGGGAGATGGCTCAGTACGGGATAGAAACCCTTACCCAGGAGGATATAGGCTTCAGCAGCGATGCAAAGGAAGCGGTGGCTTTCGCCATCCTTGCCGACCGGACAGTGCATGGTGAGGCCAACAACCTGCCCGGTGTAACAGGAGCAAGACAGCCGGTGGTAATGGGAAAAATATCGTTATGA
- a CDS encoding carbohydrate ABC transporter permease: protein MAIKTYSKNKFTSVLRKTATIVFLLLFAVATLFPIYFMIISSFGPPLEAAAVSYDLIPRSFTLESYKFFFDFSEYSYRWLLNSLFVSTTIMLSNVIFAGMAGYAFAKVKFPGRNAFFWMLLCTMMVPYQVVQVPLYVLVVNVLKMQDTYRALILPGLCGVYNIFLMKQFLSSLPYEIIESAKIEGCSQGRIFFKIIAPLSKTVLAVMAILTFMDNWNSYFWPFLITKSMKMQTIQVGLSNFRFANTTYFAPMMAGATVAALPMFVLFFSLQKYFLEGVTVGAVKG from the coding sequence ATGGCAATAAAAACATACAGTAAAAACAAGTTTACCAGTGTGCTCAGAAAAACTGCTACCATAGTATTTTTGCTTTTGTTTGCAGTGGCAACGCTTTTTCCGATATACTTTATGATAATATCATCCTTTGGGCCTCCATTGGAGGCGGCGGCTGTAAGCTATGACCTGATTCCACGAAGCTTTACCCTGGAATCCTATAAGTTTTTCTTCGACTTCAGTGAGTATTCATACCGCTGGCTGTTGAATTCTCTGTTTGTTTCAACGACAATCATGCTTTCGAATGTAATTTTTGCAGGAATGGCAGGATATGCTTTTGCAAAAGTGAAATTCCCGGGAAGAAATGCTTTCTTCTGGATGCTGCTTTGCACCATGATGGTACCTTATCAGGTGGTACAGGTGCCTCTCTATGTGCTGGTGGTAAACGTGCTGAAAATGCAGGATACTTATAGGGCGTTGATTTTGCCTGGCCTCTGCGGGGTATACAACATATTTCTCATGAAGCAGTTTTTGTCCTCTCTGCCGTATGAGATTATAGAATCGGCTAAAATTGAAGGCTGCAGCCAGGGACGTATATTTTTCAAAATCATAGCTCCCCTATCCAAGACTGTGCTTGCCGTTATGGCCATACTCACCTTTATGGATAACTGGAACAGTTACTTCTGGCCTTTTCTCATAACAAAATCGATGAAAATGCAGACCATACAGGTAGGATTGTCCAACTTCCGTTTTGCCAATACAACATATTTTGCTCCTATGATGGCAGGGGCCACAGTCGCAGCCCTTCCGATGTTTGTACTGTTCTTTTCCCTCCAGAAATATTTCCTGGAAGGTGTTACGGTGGGAGCGGTTAAAGGCTGA
- a CDS encoding carbohydrate ABC transporter permease, which translates to MKVQVGAKTAKKRKRFRMNDDYKWGYIFISVAMAVFLVFTVYPLISAFLISFQKFKPLGSEWVGLENYKALLKDELFFKSIVNTTIYTIGAVPVNLFISFGIALLMFPLSKKLQTMFKAIYYLPSVASGVTMSLVWLWIFDPLPAGLLNRLVALFGIPNQNWLGSTKTAMLSLLLMTWLGNHGKSIIIYVAALGGIPDSLFEVADIEGASFLKKVRYIIFPLLKPTTLFLTVTGVIGSFQVFMNAYLMTSGGPNNATTMIGLLIFRNAFTYFNFGVASAQALVLTLIIVVISVLQFKYFGEDVEY; encoded by the coding sequence ATGAAAGTGCAAGTCGGTGCAAAAACTGCAAAAAAAAGAAAGCGATTTCGTATGAATGATGACTATAAATGGGGTTATATATTTATCAGCGTGGCTATGGCGGTTTTTTTGGTTTTTACCGTATACCCGCTGATCAGTGCCTTTTTGATAAGCTTTCAAAAATTCAAACCGTTGGGTTCGGAATGGGTTGGGCTTGAGAATTATAAGGCTCTGCTAAAGGATGAACTTTTTTTTAAATCGATTGTAAATACAACTATTTATACCATCGGGGCAGTGCCGGTGAATCTGTTTATCTCCTTTGGCATAGCGCTCCTGATGTTTCCATTGTCAAAAAAGCTTCAGACCATGTTTAAGGCAATTTACTACCTTCCCTCAGTGGCATCGGGTGTTACCATGTCCTTGGTGTGGCTTTGGATTTTTGATCCTCTGCCGGCAGGTCTTCTCAACAGGTTGGTGGCGCTATTCGGTATACCAAACCAGAACTGGCTTGGTTCCACTAAAACCGCAATGCTCTCGCTGCTTCTGATGACATGGCTGGGAAACCATGGCAAGAGCATCATTATATATGTGGCAGCCCTGGGCGGCATACCGGACAGCTTGTTTGAGGTTGCGGACATTGAAGGCGCATCCTTTCTTAAAAAAGTGCGCTATATCATATTTCCGCTGCTGAAGCCCACCACGCTTTTCCTGACTGTCACCGGTGTAATCGGTTCCTTCCAGGTATTTATGAACGCATATCTGATGACATCAGGAGGACCTAATAATGCTACCACCATGATCGGGCTTCTCATTTTCAGGAACGCCTTTACGTACTTCAATTTTGGTGTTGCGTCGGCACAGGCACTGGTATTGACATTGATTATCGTTGTTATATCGGTACTTCAATTCAAATATTTTGGCGAAGATGTGGAGTATTGA